Proteins encoded together in one Archocentrus centrarchus isolate MPI-CPG fArcCen1 unplaced genomic scaffold, fArcCen1 scaffold_89_ctg1, whole genome shotgun sequence window:
- the LOC115777962 gene encoding uncharacterized protein LOC115777962: MKLRLLFVILLQVSQHALAVLVEVNEGAESVLLPCLYSGFIPENDPTVMWTRNDLDPKSVHLLREGGDDLRGQNQRYSGRTSVRSDALDSGDFSLTLRKPQLTDSGSYTCSISDGRRERRLRDIQLQVKDQQVEVKVKEGSESVILPCKTTPDLPEDTRVEWTRSDPEFMMVHEYDYSRDQLKNQDGFYRNRTKMNEDLLRTGDLSLTLKQPTQRDTGGYICTIYRDKDILRQKVVLQVRESFPSWVKALLVLLVLLVVSGGFLFYFWHFFMSVYKVEVDSGVESVQLPCKTIVHLLKEAKVEWKDNNNRKVHVYQKGSDRPEEQDQDYRGRTKMNEDLLKPGDLSLTLKHPTDGDTNTYTCTIYNTRAIILMTKEVLLTVRVHLPEDVKVEWKSRYCRKVHLYQNGSDQLEEQYPFYRDRTKMNEDLLKTGDLSLTLKYPTNEDTNIYTCTVCSMEGNTLMRKEMRLKVKGQCCRYRSKVEVEEGVESIQLSFKTSENLPEDAKVEWVRYNPKKIVHVSKDGSDQPDKQHQDYRDRTKMNEDPLKTGDLSLTLNQPTERDSGEYRCGVYGKIWRGKTVLLTVKGRAQVQDQTGIIRNRSSSIDPTPLSAEGRMNFFDCSKWMQRNKE, encoded by the exons atgaagctgAGGCTGCTGTTTGTGATCCTCCTGCAAG tttcccagcatgccctggctgtgctggtggaggtgaatgagggggcggagtctgtcctgctgccctgtCTGTACTCAGGTTTTATACCTGAGAATGACCCCACAGTGATGTGGACTCGCAATGATCTGGATCCCAAATCTGTCCACCTGCTCCGAGAAGGAGGAGATGATCTTAGAGGACAAAACCAGCGTTACAGCGGACGCACATCAGTGAGGTCTGATGCTCTGGACTCTGGAGacttcagcctcactctgaggaaaCCACAACTGACTGACAGCGGCAGCTACACCTGCTCCATCAGTGATGGAAGACGAGAACGGAGACTGAGAGACATccagctgcaggtcaaag accagcaggtggaggtgaaggtgaAGGAAGGCTCAGAGTCTGTCATCCTGCCCTGCAAAACAACACCTGACCTGCCCGAGGACACCAGGGTGGAGTGGACTCGCTCTGATCCAGAATTCATGATGGTCCATGAGTACGATTACAGCCGTGACCAACTTAAGAACCAGGACGGTTTTTACAGAAACCGaacgaagatgaatgaagacctgctgagaactggagacctcagtctgaccctgaaacagcccacacagagagacacaggaggATACATCTGCACCATCTACAGGGACAAAGACATCCTGAGACAGAAAGTAGtgctgcaggtcagag AATCATTTCCATCCTGGGTCAAAGCTCTcctggttcttctggttcttcttgtggtttctggaggttttttattttatttttggcactTTTTCATGTCAG tTTACAAGGTGGAGGTGGACTCAGGagtggagtctgtccagctgccttGCAAAACCATAGTTCACCTGCTGAAAGAAGCTAAAGTGGAGTGGAAGGACAATAACAACAGgaaggtccacgtgtatcagaAGGGCTCTGACCGGCCTGAAGAACAGGACCAGGATTACAGAGGACGaacgaagatgaatgaagatCTACTGAAacctggagacctcagtctgaccctgaaacaccCCACAGATGGAGACACaaacacctacacctgcaccatctaCAACACAAGGGCAATTATCCTGATGACAAAGGAAGTGCTGCTCACTGTTAGAG TTCACCTGCCTGAAGATGTTAAAGTGGAGTGGAAGAGCAGATACTGTAGGAAGGTCCACCTGTATCAGAACGGCTCTGACCAGCTTGAAGAACAATACCCGTTTTACAGAGACCGAACAAAGATGAAcgaagacctgctgaaaactggagacctcagtctgaccctgaaatacCCCACAAATGAAGACACAAATATCTACACTTGCACTGTCTGCAGCATGGAGGGAAACACCCTGATGAGGAAAGAAATGAGACTGAAAGTCAAGGGTCAGTGCTGTAgatacaggtcaaag gtggaggtggaggagggagtGGAGTCTATCCAGCTGTCCTTTAAAACCTCAGAAAACCTGCCTGAAGATGCTAAAGTGGAGTGGGTACGCTATAACCCAAAGAAGATAGTCCATGTATCTAAGGATGGCTCTGACCAACCTGACAAACAGCACCAGGATTATAGAGACCGAACAAAGATGAATGAAGATCCtctgaaaactggagacctcagtctgaccctgaaccagcccacagagagagacagtggagAATACAGATGTGGAGTCTATGGAAAGATTTGGAGAGGGAAAACAGTGCTGCTCACAGTCaaag gGAGAGCTCAGGTCCAGGATCAAACAGGGATCATCAGGAACAGAAGCAGCTCCATTGATCCGACTCCTCTATCAGCTGAGGGCAggatgaacttttttgattgtAGCAAATGGatgcaaagaaacaaagagtga